In Bacillus sp. FJAT-45037, the following are encoded in one genomic region:
- a CDS encoding glycosyltransferase family 2 protein, with translation MNDVSVVVPAFNEEARLEATLRALRKIPDLLEIIVVNDGSRDDTSAIAHLYADRVIDLPQNQGKGRALQEGWRMATGEIIVCVDADLEKTAVEVKHLLDAIREKGMDVTISLFKPGSKAGLGFVRRRAQSIVYRQTGVFISAPLSGQRAFRRKWLDVLLKEQYEGFGVETKMTIDLLKSGAKIMEVETTMAHREMGKSFRGFLHRFKQWREIERHVKVVRK, from the coding sequence ATGAATGATGTGTCTGTTGTTGTCCCGGCATTTAATGAAGAAGCTAGACTGGAAGCCACTTTGCGTGCTTTACGGAAAATTCCTGACCTTTTAGAAATTATTGTCGTCAATGATGGGAGCAGGGATGATACGAGTGCGATCGCACATCTTTACGCAGACCGTGTAATTGATTTACCGCAAAACCAAGGCAAAGGACGTGCGTTACAAGAAGGATGGAGAATGGCTACAGGAGAAATTATCGTTTGTGTAGATGCAGACCTTGAGAAGACTGCTGTAGAAGTGAAGCATCTTCTTGACGCTATACGAGAGAAAGGAATGGATGTAACTATTTCTCTTTTTAAACCAGGGAGCAAAGCAGGATTAGGATTTGTGAGGCGCAGAGCGCAATCTATTGTTTATAGGCAGACGGGAGTGTTCATTAGCGCCCCTTTGTCAGGTCAACGAGCATTTCGTCGAAAATGGCTAGATGTTTTGCTTAAGGAGCAGTATGAAGGGTTCGGAGTAGAAACGAAAATGACGATCGATCTCCTGAAAAGTGGCGCTAAAATTATGGAAGTAGAGACGACAATGGCTCATCGCGAAATGGGAAAATCATTTCGAGGTTTCTTGCATCGATTCAAGCAATGGAGAGAGATTGAACGACATGTGAAAGTGGTGCGAAAATGA